A single window of Cellulomonas sp. NTE-D12 DNA harbors:
- a CDS encoding beta-eliminating lyase-related protein, which produces MTALHDPSHHDFGSDNYAGAHPEVLAAIAEAAGGHVPAYGADPYTARLGAVLSQQLGADVDVYPVLNGTGANVISLQSMLPRWGAVICTATAHVNTDENAAPERVAGLKLLPVETPDGKLTPELVATQLGGRGDAHRAQPGVVSITQSTELGTAYTPAEIRAITDHAHSQGLRVHLDGSRLSNAAAFLDVPLRALTSDVGVDVVSLGGTKNGAVLGEAIVVLDRSAVEGIDYLRKIDLQLASKMRFVSAQLLALYEGDLWLRSARHANAMAARLRAGLEQVPGIEPTQPTQGNAVFVRMPAAMAADLRQTCNFYDWAAETGEVRLMCAFDTDPADVDALVAAALESAMVRA; this is translated from the coding sequence GTGACCGCACTCCACGACCCGTCCCACCACGACTTCGGCTCGGACAACTACGCCGGCGCGCACCCCGAGGTGCTCGCTGCCATCGCCGAGGCCGCCGGCGGGCACGTCCCCGCGTACGGGGCCGACCCGTACACCGCACGGCTGGGTGCTGTGCTGTCGCAGCAGCTGGGGGCCGACGTCGACGTGTACCCGGTGCTCAACGGCACCGGTGCCAACGTGATCTCGCTCCAGTCGATGCTGCCGCGCTGGGGTGCGGTGATCTGCACCGCGACGGCGCACGTCAACACCGACGAGAACGCCGCCCCGGAGCGCGTCGCCGGCCTGAAGCTGCTGCCGGTCGAGACCCCCGACGGCAAGCTGACCCCCGAGCTCGTCGCCACCCAGCTCGGCGGCCGGGGCGACGCGCACCGCGCCCAGCCAGGGGTGGTGTCCATCACCCAGTCCACGGAGCTCGGCACCGCCTACACGCCCGCGGAGATCCGCGCGATCACCGACCACGCCCACAGCCAGGGCCTTCGCGTGCACCTCGACGGCTCCCGCCTGTCGAACGCCGCGGCGTTCCTCGACGTGCCGCTGCGTGCGCTGACCAGCGACGTCGGCGTTGACGTCGTCTCCCTCGGCGGGACCAAGAACGGCGCCGTGCTCGGCGAGGCGATCGTGGTGCTCGACAGGTCGGCGGTCGAGGGCATCGACTACCTGCGCAAGATCGACCTGCAGCTCGCCTCGAAGATGCGCTTCGTCTCCGCACAGCTGCTCGCGCTGTACGAGGGCGACCTCTGGCTGCGCTCGGCGCGGCACGCCAACGCGATGGCAGCCCGGTTGCGCGCCGGCCTGGAGCAGGTCCCGGGCATCGAGCCGACCCAGCCGACGCAGGGCAACGCCGTGTTCGTCCGCATGCCCGCGGCGATGGCGGCCGACCTGCGGCAGACGTGCAACTTCTACGACTGGGCGGCGGAGACGGGGGAGGTGCGCCTGATGTGCGCCTTCGACACCGACCCCGCCGACGTGGACGCCTTGGTCGCCGCCGCGCTCGAGTCGGCCATGGTCCGGGCCTGA
- a CDS encoding DUF6328 family protein, protein MTAPGTPEPQTPQQAGRQQPSGGAGRDDPHDATRHETEAERMDRNWDELMQELRVTQTGAQILVGFLLTVPFQQRFAQLDHYQRSVYLVLVALAVLATVLIVTPVSLHRLLFRRRMKRELVKAGSVFALAGLGVLAVVLTGVPLLLFDIVVSRPAGWVAAAVVAVLLAVCWWTVPRLMGRGAPPPQPPR, encoded by the coding sequence GTGACAGCGCCGGGGACGCCCGAACCGCAGACGCCGCAGCAGGCCGGCCGGCAGCAGCCGTCCGGCGGCGCGGGCCGGGACGACCCGCACGACGCCACCCGGCACGAGACCGAGGCGGAGCGCATGGACCGCAACTGGGACGAGCTGATGCAGGAGCTGCGGGTCACTCAGACCGGCGCGCAGATCCTGGTCGGCTTCCTGCTGACGGTGCCGTTCCAGCAGCGGTTCGCCCAGCTGGACCACTACCAGCGCAGCGTCTACCTGGTGCTGGTCGCGCTCGCGGTGCTGGCGACCGTGCTGATCGTCACGCCGGTCAGCCTGCACCGGCTGCTGTTCCGGCGGCGGATGAAGCGGGAGCTGGTCAAGGCGGGCAGCGTGTTCGCCCTCGCGGGGCTGGGCGTGCTCGCCGTCGTGCTGACGGGGGTGCCGCTGCTGCTGTTCGACATCGTCGTCTCACGGCCTGCGGGGTGGGTCGCCGCCGCCGTGGTGGCGGTGCTGCTGGCCGTCTGCTGGTGGACCGTCCCGCGGCTGATGGGACGCGGCGCGCCACCGCCGCAGCCGCCGCGCTGA
- a CDS encoding transcriptional repressor — translation MAEPQRHTKQRTEILDLLHDVEEFRSAQQLHDLLRHRGSGVGLATVYRTVQALADSGEVDTMRTAEGESVYRRCAERSHHHHLVCRSCGRTVEIDGPAAESWAEQVGAAHGFTDVDHVIELTGTCSSCRAAAADAGR, via the coding sequence ATGGCCGAGCCGCAACGGCACACCAAGCAGCGGACCGAGATCCTCGACCTGCTGCACGACGTCGAGGAGTTCCGCAGCGCCCAGCAGCTGCACGACCTGCTGCGCCACCGCGGCTCCGGGGTCGGCCTCGCCACCGTGTACCGCACGGTGCAGGCGCTCGCGGACTCCGGCGAGGTCGACACGATGCGCACCGCCGAGGGGGAGTCGGTCTACCGCCGTTGTGCCGAGCGCAGCCACCACCACCACCTCGTGTGCCGCAGCTGCGGCCGGACCGTGGAGATCGACGGGCCGGCGGCGGAGAGCTGGGCCGAGCAGGTCGGTGCGGCGCACGGCTTCACCGACGTGGACCACGTCATCGAGCTGACCGGGACCTGCAGCTCCTGCCGGGCGGCCGCGGCGGACGCCGGGCGCTGA